A region of Haloplanus sp. XH21 DNA encodes the following proteins:
- the folP gene encoding dihydropteroate synthase translates to MRDVDAAGLGIGDDYPPRIMGVLNVSAESPYEPSVFDDPGAAAAYVDAELIDEGADVVDVGLESANKRFEVLSAEEELDRLDTAVAAMQSVSGDAVFSIETRYHEVAQAALDAGFDMVNDICGFADPEMPRVCAERDVAVVKMASPPDLTRPGAVEHVDDIYAALEREGLTDKTIVDPAFGGWSEAKTLADDRETFDRLREFRALDRPILVSINRKNFLRDIAGRSTEEALPVSLAATAMAVERGAHVIRTHDVQETRDAALVGDAFTRDRLRTTTGDVTVEELDVTSVGEMERHLTRVGGDADAARQGTTRVFELAGLTPGDCDALVDAARGTTALVAGTGDRRLLAGTPADLATVVRAASGRSDGLDAALSAVESVANR, encoded by the coding sequence ATGCGAGATGTGGACGCCGCGGGACTCGGTATCGGCGACGACTACCCACCTCGGATCATGGGGGTGCTGAACGTCAGCGCCGAATCGCCGTACGAACCCAGCGTCTTCGACGATCCGGGCGCGGCGGCGGCCTACGTCGACGCAGAACTCATCGACGAGGGCGCCGACGTCGTCGACGTGGGACTGGAGTCCGCGAACAAGCGCTTCGAGGTGCTCTCCGCGGAGGAGGAACTCGACCGCCTCGACACCGCAGTGGCGGCGATGCAGAGCGTTTCCGGCGACGCGGTCTTCTCCATCGAGACGCGGTATCACGAAGTCGCGCAGGCGGCCCTCGACGCCGGCTTCGACATGGTCAACGACATCTGTGGCTTCGCCGATCCGGAGATGCCCCGGGTCTGTGCCGAACGCGATGTGGCCGTCGTGAAGATGGCGAGTCCGCCCGACCTCACCCGCCCGGGCGCCGTCGAACACGTCGACGACATCTACGCGGCCTTGGAGCGGGAGGGCCTCACCGACAAGACCATCGTCGACCCCGCGTTCGGCGGGTGGAGCGAGGCGAAGACGCTCGCAGACGACCGGGAGACGTTCGACCGCCTCCGCGAGTTTCGCGCCCTCGATCGGCCGATCCTCGTCTCGATCAACCGCAAGAACTTCCTCCGCGACATCGCCGGGCGCTCGACCGAGGAAGCCCTGCCCGTGAGCCTCGCGGCCACCGCGATGGCCGTCGAGCGCGGCGCGCACGTGATCCGCACACACGACGTACAAGAGACGCGGGACGCCGCCCTCGTCGGCGACGCCTTCACGCGGGACCGCCTCCGGACGACCACTGGCGACGTGACCGTCGAGGAACTCGACGTGACGAGCGTCGGCGAGATGGAGCGTCACCTGACCCGTGTCGGCGGCGACGCCGACGCGGCCCGTCAGGGGACGACCCGCGTGTTCGAACTCGCGGGGCTCACGCCGGGGGACTGCGACGCCTTGGTCGACGCCGCCCGCGGGACGACTGCACTCGTCGCTGGCACCGGCGACCGACGGCTCCTCGCGGGGACGCCCGCAGACCTCGCCACGGTCGTTCGGGCCGCGTCGGGGCGCTCCGACGGCCTCGATGCGGCGCTGTCTGCCGTCGAGTCGGTGGCGAACCGGTGA
- a CDS encoding 6-hydroxymethylpterin diphosphokinase MptE-like protein — MEYQTWNPVYERILDDFGYDRVADERARDRLARYVDAFDESRLDPVAGTTVAVAGAAPCLDDDADVAAAADLVFAASSAAARLRDHGVDVDLMVTDLDKTPGVARELTHEGTPVAVHAHGDNVPELDRWVPRLDGDHVLPTTQTEPKGPVVNYGGFTDGDRAAFLADAFGAAALRFPGWAFDDPTVDPAKRKKLAWAERLLHWLERRRGERFAILDGRRAAIDIL; from the coding sequence ATGGAGTACCAGACGTGGAACCCCGTGTACGAACGCATCCTCGACGACTTCGGCTACGACCGCGTCGCTGATGAGCGCGCTCGCGACCGACTCGCCAGATACGTCGACGCGTTCGACGAATCACGTCTCGACCCCGTGGCCGGGACGACGGTCGCCGTCGCGGGCGCCGCGCCCTGTCTCGACGACGACGCCGATGTCGCTGCGGCTGCCGATCTGGTGTTCGCCGCCTCGTCGGCGGCCGCTCGGCTCCGTGACCACGGCGTCGACGTGGATCTGATGGTGACGGACCTGGACAAAACACCCGGCGTCGCCCGCGAACTCACCCACGAGGGAACGCCCGTCGCCGTCCACGCCCACGGCGACAACGTACCCGAACTCGATCGGTGGGTGCCGCGACTGGACGGCGATCACGTGTTGCCGACCACGCAGACCGAACCGAAGGGGCCGGTCGTCAACTACGGCGGGTTCACGGACGGCGACCGCGCGGCGTTTCTGGCCGACGCGTTCGGCGCCGCTGCCCTCCGGTTTCCGGGATGGGCGTTCGACGACCCGACCGTCGACCCGGCCAAGCGAAAGAAACTCGCGTGGGCCGAGCGCCTGCTTCACTGGCTAGAACGCCGTCGCGGCGAGCGGTTTGCGATCCTCGACGGCCGGCGAGCGGCGATCGATATCCTCTGA
- a CDS encoding DUF7122 family protein yields the protein MSDGDDAGTSDGNDGSTFDRLPATAAERTVAGRATRAAVIEWWTDRFGVPTSTFEGYTFWEKGAGKIWCFAADLPTPTDVEGIGMTFLRTRQEHWKPTTNAVQRFGQEATRNVIELDPGDARRFIAGEDLDPEWDGDWGYLVVAHELAGDIEPIGVGLYVHDELRSVVPKGRRAELSSPE from the coding sequence ATGAGCGACGGCGACGACGCCGGTACGAGCGACGGCAACGACGGATCGACGTTCGACCGCCTGCCCGCAACGGCGGCCGAGCGAACGGTGGCCGGTCGCGCGACCCGCGCGGCGGTGATCGAGTGGTGGACCGACCGCTTCGGCGTGCCGACGTCGACGTTCGAGGGCTACACCTTCTGGGAGAAAGGCGCGGGCAAGATCTGGTGTTTCGCCGCCGATCTGCCGACGCCGACGGACGTCGAGGGCATCGGAATGACGTTCCTGCGGACGCGCCAGGAGCACTGGAAGCCGACGACGAACGCCGTCCAGCGGTTCGGACAGGAAGCGACCCGGAACGTGATCGAACTCGATCCCGGGGACGCGAGGCGGTTCATCGCGGGTGAGGATCTCGACCCCGAATGGGACGGCGACTGGGGCTATCTCGTCGTCGCCCACGAACTCGCAGGCGATATCGAACCCATCGGCGTCGGGTTGTACGTCCACGACGAGTTGCGGTCGGTGGTGCCGAAAGGGCGACGGGCGGAGTTATCGTCGCCGGAATAG
- a CDS encoding RsmB/NOP family class I SAM-dependent RNA methyltransferase — protein MTPLERYESLIDDFDAFREACDRPLPSVVRVNPIKANVERVRAAFDAGGIEYEPVGWHPSVFRLPEDSPGLNWPHAHGWIHGQEEVSNLPAIVLEPDAGDRVWDACAAPGGKTTQLAARMDDRGFLVGNDNNLGRLSALRHNAERLGVTNLVVTNQDARNFSLKPLGGGGRDEPRGVDEFDRVLVDAPCSCEGTIRKNPDAFETWSLDHVHSVAGVQKGILRRAIQATRPGGTVVYSTCTFAPEENEAVLDHVLGEEDCRLVDFDAPLDGVPGVTAWQDETYDPSVTKALRIYPHHNDTGGFFCAKLEVTA, from the coding sequence ATGACTCCGCTGGAGCGGTATGAGTCGCTTATCGACGATTTCGACGCGTTCAGAGAGGCCTGCGATCGGCCCCTGCCCTCCGTCGTGCGCGTCAACCCCATCAAGGCGAACGTCGAGCGCGTGCGGGCGGCGTTCGACGCCGGGGGTATCGAGTACGAACCCGTGGGTTGGCACCCGAGCGTGTTCCGACTGCCAGAGGATTCGCCCGGACTGAACTGGCCCCACGCCCACGGCTGGATCCACGGCCAGGAGGAGGTGTCCAATCTCCCCGCTATCGTGCTGGAGCCCGACGCCGGCGACCGGGTGTGGGACGCCTGCGCCGCGCCCGGCGGCAAGACGACACAGCTCGCGGCGCGGATGGACGACCGCGGCTTCCTGGTCGGCAACGACAACAACCTCGGCCGCCTGTCGGCGCTTCGGCACAACGCCGAGCGCCTCGGGGTGACGAACCTCGTCGTCACCAACCAGGACGCGCGCAACTTCTCGCTGAAACCGCTCGGCGGCGGTGGCAGAGACGAGCCACGAGGCGTCGACGAGTTCGACCGCGTACTGGTCGATGCGCCCTGCTCCTGTGAAGGAACGATCCGCAAGAACCCCGACGCCTTCGAAACCTGGAGCCTCGATCACGTCCACAGCGTCGCGGGCGTCCAGAAGGGCATCCTCCGGCGGGCGATCCAGGCGACCCGACCCGGCGGCACCGTCGTCTACTCCACCTGTACCTTCGCGCCAGAGGAGAACGAGGCGGTCCTCGATCACGTCCTCGGCGAAGAGGACTGTCGCCTCGTCGACTTCGACGCACCCCTCGACGGCGTTCCCGGCGTCACGGCGTGGCAGGACGAGACGTACGATCCGAGCGTCACAAAGGCGCTCCGCATCTATCCGCACCACAACGACACGGGCGGGTTCTTCTGTGCGAAACTGGAGGTGACGGCATGA
- a CDS encoding cation:proton antiporter: protein MVELNLLVTAGVFLCLLAAAGALALRLEQSVIPAYIVVGVLVGPFAPSLGGVSLTLVDNPDTVRLLAELGVVLLLFFVGLELSLEQLFSNRIQFLRAGAADVGISLPLGLVLGLAFGFTWLEAAFIALIVFNSSTVIIAKSLTDLGWIAGPESQAILGVIVIEDILTALGFALLSVFLLGGTDLSTVALSIGRSLLFLVALLAAAYYGASVLDRLFGTESSEIFLVGVLGVGALVAGAGLMVGVSEAVAAFLVGTAFGRTQHTDRIQRLIAPSRDLFAAMFFFLIGLQTNPALLAGALGFVVAAVIVTTVGQLVSGFLSGRAYGLDRRRSIRMGCALTPRGEFSLVIAAFLVTAGTTPALRETIPAFTVGYVLLTSILGTVLMRNADGLNRFVDRLWPAAGGEG from the coding sequence GTGGTCGAACTCAACCTCCTCGTGACGGCGGGCGTGTTCCTCTGTCTGCTCGCGGCCGCCGGTGCGCTCGCGCTCCGACTGGAACAGTCCGTCATCCCGGCCTACATCGTCGTCGGCGTCCTCGTGGGGCCGTTCGCCCCGTCGCTGGGCGGCGTCTCCCTCACGCTCGTCGACAACCCCGACACCGTGCGGTTGCTCGCCGAACTCGGCGTCGTCCTCCTCCTGTTTTTCGTCGGCCTCGAACTCAGCCTCGAACAACTGTTCTCGAACCGGATCCAGTTCCTCCGTGCCGGCGCGGCCGATGTCGGGATCAGCCTCCCGCTCGGTCTCGTCCTCGGTCTCGCGTTCGGATTCACCTGGCTCGAAGCCGCGTTCATCGCGCTCATCGTCTTCAACTCCTCGACGGTCATCATCGCCAAATCGCTCACCGACCTCGGATGGATCGCCGGTCCCGAGAGCCAGGCCATCCTCGGCGTCATCGTCATCGAAGACATCCTCACGGCACTCGGCTTCGCCCTGCTATCGGTCTTCCTGCTCGGCGGCACCGACCTCTCGACCGTCGCCCTCTCCATCGGCCGGTCGCTGCTCTTCCTCGTCGCCCTGCTCGCCGCCGCGTACTACGGTGCTAGCGTGCTCGACCGCCTGTTCGGGACGGAGTCCTCCGAGATATTCCTGGTCGGCGTCCTCGGCGTGGGCGCCCTCGTCGCCGGTGCAGGACTCATGGTCGGCGTGAGCGAGGCCGTCGCCGCCTTTCTGGTGGGGACGGCCTTCGGCCGAACGCAGCACACCGACCGCATCCAGCGACTCATCGCCCCCAGTCGCGACCTCTTCGCCGCGATGTTCTTCTTCCTCATCGGTCTCCAGACGAACCCGGCGCTGCTCGCCGGCGCGCTCGGCTTCGTCGTCGCCGCGGTCATCGTCACCACCGTCGGCCAGTTGGTGAGTGGCTTCCTCTCCGGGCGGGCGTACGGACTGGACCGCCGGCGGTCCATCCGAATGGGGTGTGCCCTCACTCCGCGCGGGGAGTTCTCGCTCGTCATCGCGGCGTTCCTGGTGACGGCTGGCACGACGCCGGCGCTCCGCGAGACGATTCCAGCCTTTACCGTCGGCTACGTCCTCCTGACGAGCATCCTCGGGACGGTGCTCATGCGCAACGCCGACGGACTCAATCGGTTCGTGGACCGGCTCTGGCCGGCGGCCGGAGGCGAGGGCTGA
- a CDS encoding alpha/beta fold hydrolase — protein sequence MSLGQGDFGEAEPRPTSTDNSLTDGEQGNIFPTDVGAWLEDAIPDAEHVPFEESGHCPFWEEATAFNEAVRTFVEER from the coding sequence ATGTCGCTCGGTCAGGGCGATTTCGGCGAAGCGGAACCACGGCCCACCTCCACGGATAACTCACTCACCGACGGCGAACAGGGCAACATTTTCCCGACCGACGTGGGCGCGTGGCTGGAAGACGCGATCCCCGACGCGGAACACGTCCCCTTCGAAGAGAGCGGGCACTGCCCGTTCTGGGAGGAAGCGACGGCGTTCAACGAGGCAGTTCGGACGTTCGTCGAGGAGCGGTGA